Proteins found in one Gopherus flavomarginatus isolate rGopFla2 chromosome 18, rGopFla2.mat.asm, whole genome shotgun sequence genomic segment:
- the SPIB gene encoding transcription factor Spi-B encodes MLAFESAQFDGSHYGYTYPEGSLYDLDSCKQTPSFPHYLIDAEGPTDPVVNWLELQDLGYEAFDSGQLAPLQNVQVSYTHGLYPQLSLEAVYSLEGAPPGQSHLPADNYGAQPCAPYGACPPSGALASPPVSEDEEFPLESPALEVSDSDSDENLSAEGSPGYEAGSRRKLRLYQFLLDLLRRGAMRECVWWVEREAGVFQFSSKHKELLAHRWGQQKGNRKAMTYQKMARALRNYGKTGEIRKVKKKLTYQFGQALLGQPGTNTPS; translated from the exons ATGCTCGCATTTGAATCAGCACa GTTCGATGGGTCCCACTATGGCTACACG taCCCCGAAGGCAGCTTGTATGACCTGGATTCCTGCAAACAGACCCCCAGCTTCCCCCACTACCTGATCGACGCCGAGGGCCCCACAG ATCCTGTTGTgaactggctggagctccaggatCTTGGCTACGAGGCCTTCGATTCGGGGCAGCTGGCCCCACTGCAGAACGTCCAGGTCTCCTACACACATGGCCTCTACCCGCAGCTCTCGCTGGAGGCCGTCTACAGCCTGGAGGGGGCACCACCGGGGCAGAGCCACCTCCCAGCGGACAATTACGGCGCCCAG ccctgtgccccctACGGGGCCTGCCCCCCGTCCGGTGCCCTGGCCAGCCCCCCGGTCTCCGAGGATGAGGAGTTCCCCCTGGAGAGCCCGGCCCTGGAGGTGTCCGACAGCGACTCAGACGAGAACCTCTCGGCAGAGGGGTCACCTGGCTACGAGGCGG GCTCCCGGCGGAAGCTGCGGCTCTACCAGTTCCTGCTGGACCTGCTGCGGCGCGGCGCCATGCGGGAGTGCGTGTGGTGGGTGGAGCGCGAGGCCGGCGTCTTCCAGTTCTCCTCCAAGCACAAGGAGCTGCTGGCCCATCGCTGGGGGCAGCAGAAGGGGAACCGCAAGGCCATGACCTACCAGAAGATGGCCCGGGCCCTGCGCAACTACGGCAAGACGGGCGAGATCCGCAAGGTCAAGAAAAAGTTAACCTACCAGTTCGGCCAGGCCCTGCTGGGGCAGCCGGGCACCAACACCCCCTCGTAG